The following are from one region of the Pocillopora verrucosa isolate sample1 chromosome 3, ASM3666991v2, whole genome shotgun sequence genome:
- the LOC131794322 gene encoding uncharacterized protein, translated as MLIEKLITYLALVIYLVVPSRLCEGALNSKNDITVIEPVRGAMWISGQHSYPITWTQSKFCFKWNIELLDIEERKVAQISTGLSEFKEGSMRHAWFIPPTIQNGDYVIKICENSAPENCGRSNSFFIRTTKEIGHAEDTDFDAFSPIHTPQMKETLTFSGNATNNERSAVQRRLPHELRRQKRTERERLYFKYMSERIRHDPDQLQCAIERVHRPSKETFVEQYMKPRKPAILTGMMDNWEAMKSWSFDKLGSILTKGVKVNIMENTTPYSQWNEFRALFADMYKDPAQVIMTDFHQIYPELMDAINFSQFSKDYFEEVVDEDIRPPQLSFEMAPTRSGFHWRVEALNASLWSALIQGKKLWGLYPPSKYYVPGVNHNNHRTQNSQQSESFTWWIYTKPELQDEHKPQECLQEAGEILYIPSGWWWSNVNVDDTITMQKSFCDETNIRSCMDELKELGDSVADNFHADVYIQLRNYLAIHDPGFLTDDDRQFKSPIRDLGQTNSDHGENFHQNVWKKYFEEGIDDAKFSSNRDDEANV; from the exons TCTTACCCTATCACATGGACTCAGTCGAAATTCTGCTTCAAATGGAATATAGAACTGTTGGATATTGAAGAGAGAAAAGTCGCACAGATTTCAACGGGACTAAGCGAGTTTAAAGAGGGAAGCATGCGTCATGCTTGGTTTATTCCACCAACAATTCAAAACGGCGATTATGTGATCAAAATTTGTGAGAACAGCGCTCCTGAAAATTGTGGTAGGAGCAATTCATTCTTTATTAGGACCACTAAAG AGATTGGACATGCCGAAGATACTGATTTTGACGCGTTTTCCCCGATACATACTCctcaaatgaaagaaactcTTACCTTTTCTGGTAACGCGACGAACAATGAGAGGTCCGCTGTCCAACGCAGGTTACCGCATGAGCTGCGCCGACAAAAGCGCACGGAGCGAGAACGGCTCTACTTTAAATACATGTCTGAGCGGATTAGACATGACCCAGATCAATTACAATGCGCAATCGAACGCGTCCATCGACCATCAAAAGAGACATTTGTGGAGCAGTATATGAAGCCTCGAAAGCCTGCCATTTTAACAGGAATGATGGATAACTGGGAAGCAATGAAATCCTGGAGTTTTGATAAACTCG GTAGTATCCTCACTAAAGGAGTGAAGGTTAACATCATGGAGAATACCACTCCCTATTCACAGTGGAACGAATTTCGTGCTCTGTTTGCTGACATGTACAAAGATCCAGCCCAAGTGATTATGACAGATTTCCATCAGATTTACCCTGAGCTTATGGATGCAATAAATTTCTCGCAATTTTCTAAAGACTATTTTGAG gaaGTTGTAGACGAAGATATTCGTCCTCCCCAGCTTTCTTTTGAGATGGCTCCAACAAGATCTGGTTTTCACTGGCGCGTAGAGGCACTAAATGCCTCATTATGGAGTGCTCTAATACAAGGCAAAAAGCTTTGGGGTCTTTATCCACCATCAAAGTATTATGTACCAG GAGTAAATCACAATAATCATCGAACACAGAATTCTCAGCAGTCTGAGTCATTTACCTGGTGGATTTATACTAAACCTGAGTTACAAGATGAACACAAACCACAGGAATGTCTACAGGAGGCAGGGGAGATACTTTACATCCCCTCAGGCTGGTGGTGGAGCAATGTCAACGTAGATGACACAATTACCATGCAG AAATCCTTTTGTGACGAAACAAACATCCGATCCTGTATGGACGAGTTGAAAGAATTAGGTGACAGTGTTGCTGACAACTTCCACGCTGATGTTTACATCCAGTTGCGTAACTACTTGGCAATTCATGACCCAGGGTTTCTCACAGATGACGACCGACAATTTAAGTCTCCTATAAGAGACCTTGGACAAACTAACAGTGATCACGGAGAGAATTTCCACCAAAATGTGTGGAAG AAATACTTTGAGGAAGGGATTGATGATGCAAAATTCTCAAGCAATCGTGATGATGAGGCGAATGTATGA
- the LOC131794241 gene encoding uncharacterized protein, which translates to MKTKELIFSLHGNEFSEQLTQRFMRIYTIMLITSVLVFATCFTLREIVATEETPEIKGLEDAPAAEILPERQKRSRENITNVIPNLNNVHQRLQALEKKLETLLRPKYGDSWFSSYFLGGNGRNNGRGIVGPPGPPGKDGAVGKPGKPGKSGMKYVRWGRTTCPSGAQIVYKGLIGGGYYLNQGGGVDYLCLPSSPKYDKYKDGGQYSGYMYGTEYQVSTFNPFKKNLHDHHAPCVVCFVKSRASMLMMPARNDCPSGWTEEYHGYLMTAYRSNKKQHNFICVDEDAESYSGSRAKKHGALLYPVEGVCNSLPCRPYVNGRELTCAVCTK; encoded by the exons ATGAAGACGAAAGAGTTGATCTTTTCCTTACACGGAAACGAATTTTCTGAGCAACTGACGCAAAGATTCATGCGTATCTACACCATAATGTTAATAACATCCGTGCTCGTGTTTGCAACGTGTTTCACCCTGCGTGAAATCGTCGCCACGGAAGAAACGCCTGAAATAAAAGGATTAGAAGATGCTCCGGCGGCAGAAATCCTGCCTGAACGTCAGAAAAGGTCCCGCGAAAATATAACGAATGTCATCCCAAACCTGAATAATGTTCATCAACGACTGCAAGCTTTGGAGAAAAA GCTGGAAACATTGCTAAGACCTAAATATGGGGATTCATGGTTCTCGAGCTACTTTTTGG GAGGAAATGGTCGGAATAACGGACGAGGCATTGTTGGACCCCCAGGACCCCCGGGGAAAGATG GAGCAGttggaaaacctggaaaaccCGGCAAGTCTGGAATGAAGTATGTTCGTTGGGGAAGAACGACGTGTCCCAGTGGTGCTCAGATTGTTTACAAAG GATTGATTGGTGGTGGATATTACCTTAACCAAGGTGGTGGAGTGGACTATCTCTGTCTTCCAAGCAGTCCAAAGTATGACAAGTACAAAGACGGAGGGCAGTACTCGGGATACATGTATGGTACTGAGTATCAAGTATCCACTTTCAACCCTTTTAAGAAAAACCTCCATGACCATCATGCACCGTGCGTGGTATGTTTTGTCAAGTCTCGTGCCTCAATGCTCATGATGCCCGCAAGAAATGATTGTCCATCTGGCTGGACCGAGGAGTATCATGGGTACTTGATGACTGCATACCGGAGCAACAAGAAGCAACACAACTTCATATGTGTTGACGAGGACGCGGAGTCTTACTCAGGTTCTAGGGCAAAGAAACATGGTGCATTACTGTACCCCGTGGAAGGTGTTTGTAACTCACTCCCGTGTCGTCCATATGTAAATGGACGAGAGTTGACCTGCGCTGTATGCACCAAGTAA
- the LOC136279615 gene encoding uncharacterized protein, protein MRESKKTSLGRYLSNVDWSCINMQSSCEGKLRNFNEVIANGINNIMPERSIKVYPKDAPWMTIKLKELIRLRQNAFHSNKKGPVFRFYRNAVNRERKLCKAAYYTSKVQDLKGVNPRQWWKEINKLSGSKKQNPNLLSSLDVQQFTNMSPQEIASAINEALLEPLQSYQPINCENTSVLLPTGEGAEFPNISTHRVYINLKRLNKHKAPGPDGIPNWVLKEYAEILARPITDILNTSYKEQKLPSVWKLANITPLPKVKQVTDPKKELRPISLTPALSKLAEDFIVSDFIKPAVMVCQISSERYLDHPL, encoded by the coding sequence ATGAGAGAAAGCAAGAAGACAAGTCTCGGCCGCTATCTCAGCAATGTCGACTGGTCATGCATCAATATGCAAAGCTCCTGTGAGGGAAAACTCCGCAATTTCAACGAAGTGATAGCAAACGGCATAAATAACATCATGCCAGAAAGGTCGATTAAAGTTTACCCGAAGGACGCCCCTTGGATGACAATAAAACTCAAGGAGTTGATTCGTTTGCGTCAAAATGCATTTCATTCCAACAAGAAGGGTCCAGTTTTCAGATTCTACCGCAATGCTGTCAATAGAGAAAGGAAACTATGCAAAGCAGCCTACTATACTTCAAAAGTGCAAGATCTCAAAGGTGTGAATCCCCGTCAGTGGTGGAAAGAGATAAATAAACTGAGTGgatccaaaaaacaaaaccccAATTTACTATCCTCCCTCGATGTACAGCAATTCACCAACATGTCCCCCCAAGAAATCGCCAGTGCAATAAATGAAGCTCTTCTAGAACCGCTCCAGTCTTATCAGCCTATCAACTGTGAGAACACGTCTGTTCTCCTTCCTACAGGAGAAGGCGCCGAATTCCCTAATATATCAACACATCGAGTGTACATTAATCTGAAACGCCTCAACAAACACAAAGCTCCTGGCCCGGACGGCATACCTAATTGGGTTCTAAAGGAATACGCCGAAATTTTAGCACGGCCCATAACGGACATTTTGAACACTTCctacaaagaacaaaaattgccGTCAGTTTGGAAATTGGCGAATATAACACCCCTCCCAAAGGTAAAACAAGTGACTGATCCCAAGAAGGAGCTAAGGCCAATTTCACTTACACCTGCGTTATCAAAACTTGCTGAGGATTTTATAGTTTCTGACTTCATCAAACCGGCCGTGATGGTATGCCAAATCAGTTCGGAACGGTATCTGGATCATCCACTGTAA